Genomic DNA from Mycobacterium stomatepiae:
CACCACCTGCTCGATCTCGCGGTACACCGCATGCGCGGTCTGTACCTGCTGAATGAGTCGCGGAACCCCGTAGACGATCGCGTTCTGGGCAAACCGCTGGAAGGTCCTCCATTGCGATTTCCGGCCGGACGCCATAGGTGCAGTTTAGACGCGAGTGACCGATGGCGACTGTGTCCGAGTGTGTCTCGACCAGCCTGCATAGATACCCTGGACATACCGCGAACCGCCGGTCAAGCGCCTGAACTCTCACCAGCACAGGAGATCCCCATCAGCAGTTTCGCCGACAAGACATTCACCGCGCCGGCGCAGATCAGGAACTTCTGCATCATCGCTCATATCGACCACGGCAAGTCCACGCTGGCCGACCGGATGCTTCAGCTCACCGGCGTCGTCGACGAACGGTCGATGCGTGCTCAGTACCTGGACCGGATGGACATCGAACGGGAGCGCGGCATCACGATCAAGGCGCAGAACGTGCGGCTGCCCTGGCAACTCGACGGGACCGACTACGTGTTGCACCTGATCGACACCCCCGGCCACGTCGACTTCACCTACGAGGTGTCGCGCGCGCTGGAGGCGTGCGAGGGCGCGGTGCTGCTGGTCGACGCGGCACAGGGCATCGAGGCTCAGACGCTGGCCAACCTCTACCTGGCGCTGGACCGTGACCTGCACATCATTCCGGTACTCAACAAGATCGACCTACCGGCCGCGGACCCGGAGCGCTACGCGGGCGAGATCGCGCACATCATCGGCTGCGAACCCGGCGACGTGCTGCGGGTGTCCGGCAAGACCGGCGAGGGTGTGACCGACCTGCTCGACCACGTCGTGCGCGAGGTGCCGCCGCCGCAGGGCGACGCCGACGCGCCCGCTCGCGCGATGATCTTCGACTCCGTCTACGACATCTACCGCGGCGTGGTGACCTACGTCCGGGTGGTGGACGGCAAGATCACGCCCCGCGAGCGCATCGCGATGATGTCCACCGGCGCCACGCACGAGCTGCTCGAGGTCGGCATCGTCTCGCCCGAACCCAAGCCCAGCGCGGGGCTGGGCGTGGGGGAGGTGGGCTACCTGATCACCGGGGTCAAGGACGTCCGCCAGTCCAAGGTCGGTGACACGGTGACGACGGCCCGCAACGGCGCCAAGGAGGCGCTGACGGGTTATCGCGAACCCAAGCCGATGGTCTACTCGGGGCTGTATCCGGTGGACGGTTCGGATTACCCGGACCTGCGCGATGCGCTGGAAAAACTACAACTCAACGACGCGGCCCTGACCTACGAGCCAGAGACGTCGGTGGCGCTGGGCTTCGGATTCCGTTGTGGCTTCCTGGGTCTGCTGCATATGGAGATCACCCGCGAACGGCTGGAGCGCGAGTTCGACCTCGACCTGATCTCGACGTCGCCCAACGTCGTCTACCGGGTGATCAAGGAGGACAACACCGAAATCGTGGTGACGAACCCATCGGACTGGCCCGAAGGAAAGGTCCGCGAGGTCTACGAGCCGGTGGTCAAGACCACCGTCATCGCGCCCAGCGAGTTCATCGGCACCATCATGGAGCTGTGCCAGTCGCGTCGCGGCGAGCTCGGCGGTATGGACTACTTGTCGCCGGAGCGCGTCGAGCTGCGCTACTCGATGCCGTTGGGGGAGATCATCTTTGACTTCTTCGACTCGCTGAAGTCGCGCACCCGCGGCTACGCCAGCCTCGACTACGAGGAGGCCGGCGAGCAGCTGGCCGATCTGGTCAAGGTCGACATCCTGCTGCAGGGCGAGGCGGTCGACGCGTTCAGTGCGATCGTGCACAAGGACGGAGCCTCAGCCTACGGCAACAAGATGACCACCAAGCTCAAGGAACTGATCCCGCGCCAGCAGTTCGAGGTGCCGGTGCAGGCGGCGATCGGGTCGAAAATCATTGCCCGCGAGAATATCCGCGCGATCCGCAAAGACGTACTCTCCAAGTGCTATGGGGGAGACATCACCCGCAAGCGCAAACTTCTGGAAAAGCAGAAGGAAGGCAAGAAGCGGATGAAAACCATCGGACGCGTGGATGTTCCGCAGGAGGCTTTCGTCGCGGCGCTGTCCACCGATGCGGCCGGGGATAAAGCCAAGAAATGAGCGGCCGCCGGTGGTGCAGGGTGGCGCCGCTGGTCGCTGTCGTGCTGGTCGCCGGCTGTACCGCGGCAACCGGTGGCAAGGCGGTTCCGGCACGAAATCAGCTGCCCCATCCGGTGCTTGGTGAAACGGTCAAGCAGGTACTGCTGGATGCCGGTGCCGTGTCGAAACTTCTGGGCCGCACGTTTCAGGTCGTCTCGCAATTCCCGCCGTCCTTCGGTGGCATCGAGATGTTGGTCGACGACTACCCATTGGCTTCGCCCGCCGAGTGCGTGGGCGTCGTCTACATGACGCATAAAGCCGCTTACCCGTCGGCCAGCGTCAAGAACATCGCTCGGGCGCTGTGGCAGCAGGCAGGGGCCTCGGCAACCGCGACCGATGTCGCAGAGGGCGTCGTCGCGTTCCCCACCGCGGCGGACGCCAACGCGTTGTTCGCGAAGTTCACCGATCAGTGGCGGCGCTGCGATGGCACGACGTTGACGGTGCCCTCGAGCAGTTTTGCCCAGGACGGCATCAGCGGCGTGCGTGTTACGGATTCGGTTGTCGCGGCGAGTGTTTCGCGAGACCCCGGCGAGAATTCGATTCTGCAGGCCGTCCCTGAAGTTCGTGCCGTTGGAGTGCGGGGGAACTGCTTGGTCGAGGTCGAGGTCGCCTTGGTCGGCAGCACCGACCTGACGGATCAGCCGTCCGCCATGGCCGATGCGGTTGCCGTCGCGCACGCCATGATGGACAAGGTGAGCGCGCTGAGCTGACGGTTACACCTGCTTGTTGGCGATCACGTCCGAAGACACCGCATCGATCGTGACCCGATGTTCGACGATGTAGCTGTCCCAGGCGACGGCTTGCCACACGGTGGTGCCGTTGCTGTCGCCTAGGCTCAGCTCGCTGATCGAGGCGCCCGCGATGGTGGCCAGAATCTTTTCCGCCGCCGCCCGGTAGTCCACCCGCGCGGCCTGCGCCCAGGCGCGGGTCTGGGCTTTGTCGGTGTCGCTTTCGTTCGTCGGGGTCGGCCCGACCATCAGGGTGACTCCGTCAGACGACACGTCCATGGATTGATCCGTCCCGTCCGGAGCGGCCACCACGACCCGCCATGATCCGGTGTCCTGAGACCTGATCAACGTCACCTTGCCGTTCGGCACCGTCGCCAGCGCAACGGATCCGGCGTGCAGCGGCGTCTGCGGGTCGGGCGGTGCGGCCGCCCTCATCGCCCCGCCTATCGTGTCGAGTGAAAGGCTTTGCTGAACAACGACTTACGTTACATGGGCGCGTTGGCGGGCTGGAACATCCCGGAGCCGTCGGACTCCTCCTCGGCGCGGATCACGTGTACCACCGCGTTGATGAGCGCCAGGTGGGTGAACGCCTGCGGGAAGTTGCCCAGGTGCCGGCCGGTGCGCGGCTCGATCTCCTCGGCGTAGAGATGCAGCGGACTGGCGTACGACAGCAGCCGCTCACACAGTCGCTTGGCCCGTGCCACCTCACCGATTTCGACCAGCGCGGACACCAGCCAGAACGAGCAAATGGTGAATGTGCCTTCCTCGCCGGACAATCCGTCGTCGGTCTGCTCGACGCGGTAACGCAGCACCAGACCTTCCTCGGTGAGTTCGTTGGCGATCGCCAGCACGGTGTTGCGCACCCGAGGGTCGTCGGGCGGCAGGAACCGCGTCAGCACCAC
This window encodes:
- the lepA gene encoding translation elongation factor 4; protein product: MRFPAGRHRCSLDASDRWRLCPSVSRPACIDTLDIPRTAGQAPELSPAQEIPISSFADKTFTAPAQIRNFCIIAHIDHGKSTLADRMLQLTGVVDERSMRAQYLDRMDIERERGITIKAQNVRLPWQLDGTDYVLHLIDTPGHVDFTYEVSRALEACEGAVLLVDAAQGIEAQTLANLYLALDRDLHIIPVLNKIDLPAADPERYAGEIAHIIGCEPGDVLRVSGKTGEGVTDLLDHVVREVPPPQGDADAPARAMIFDSVYDIYRGVVTYVRVVDGKITPRERIAMMSTGATHELLEVGIVSPEPKPSAGLGVGEVGYLITGVKDVRQSKVGDTVTTARNGAKEALTGYREPKPMVYSGLYPVDGSDYPDLRDALEKLQLNDAALTYEPETSVALGFGFRCGFLGLLHMEITRERLEREFDLDLISTSPNVVYRVIKEDNTEIVVTNPSDWPEGKVREVYEPVVKTTVIAPSEFIGTIMELCQSRRGELGGMDYLSPERVELRYSMPLGEIIFDFFDSLKSRTRGYASLDYEEAGEQLADLVKVDILLQGEAVDAFSAIVHKDGASAYGNKMTTKLKELIPRQQFEVPVQAAIGSKIIARENIRAIRKDVLSKCYGGDITRKRKLLEKQKEGKKRMKTIGRVDVPQEAFVAALSTDAAGDKAKK
- a CDS encoding sensor domain-containing protein, which encodes MSGRRWCRVAPLVAVVLVAGCTAATGGKAVPARNQLPHPVLGETVKQVLLDAGAVSKLLGRTFQVVSQFPPSFGGIEMLVDDYPLASPAECVGVVYMTHKAAYPSASVKNIARALWQQAGASATATDVAEGVVAFPTAADANALFAKFTDQWRRCDGTTLTVPSSSFAQDGISGVRVTDSVVAASVSRDPGENSILQAVPEVRAVGVRGNCLVEVEVALVGSTDLTDQPSAMADAVAVAHAMMDKVSALS